Proteins co-encoded in one Actinomadura luteofluorescens genomic window:
- the nusB gene encoding transcription antitermination factor NusB, giving the protein MAARTKARKLALDILFAAELREEQPTAVLAARGRPNQDELAEYPHAVRLIEGVQENRERIDELLATYATGWTLERMPVVDRNILRMGTFELLWVDDVPDGVAVSEAVGLATELSTDESPRFVNGLLSRLQQLKPSLSL; this is encoded by the coding sequence ATGGCCGCGCGCACCAAGGCCAGAAAACTCGCCCTGGACATCCTGTTCGCCGCCGAACTCCGGGAGGAGCAGCCGACGGCGGTGCTCGCCGCCCGCGGCCGCCCCAACCAGGACGAGCTCGCCGAGTACCCGCACGCCGTCCGGCTGATCGAAGGCGTCCAGGAGAACCGGGAACGCATCGACGAACTGCTCGCCACCTACGCCACCGGCTGGACCCTCGAACGCATGCCCGTCGTCGACCGCAACATCCTGCGGATGGGGACGTTCGAACTCCTGTGGGTCGACGACGTCCCCGACGGCGTCGCGGTGAGCGAAGCGGTAGGCCTCGCCACCGAACTGTCCACCGACGAGTCCCCCCGCTTCGTCAACGGCCTCCTCTCCCGCCTCCAACAACTCAAGCCTTCGCTCAGTCTCTAG